From bacterium, one genomic window encodes:
- a CDS encoding STAS domain-containing protein, with amino-acid sequence MEPPPLGDSVLWPQEETAVHGADGDARSGPDALLQCRYARRNGAGIVRASGEIDLRNVHRLAEILDQALSDSRTVIVDFGGVSYIDSTGLNTLVRLHEQCAQRKTSMAVVVTSRTLRRIFSVLGLQDVFRIFPTVDAALQALSHPDGPGGPSANGRRANHA; translated from the coding sequence GTGGAACCTCCGCCTCTTGGGGATTCGGTCCTGTGGCCCCAGGAGGAGACGGCGGTACACGGGGCCGATGGGGACGCCCGCAGTGGGCCGGATGCGCTGCTGCAATGCCGGTATGCCCGGCGTAACGGGGCAGGCATCGTGCGCGCGTCCGGCGAGATCGATCTCCGCAACGTCCACCGCCTCGCGGAGATCTTGGACCAGGCCCTCAGCGATAGCCGGACCGTCATCGTAGACTTCGGGGGGGTTTCCTACATCGACAGCACCGGCCTGAACACGTTGGTGCGACTGCATGAGCAATGCGCGCAGCGCAAGACGAGCATGGCCGTGGTCGTTACGTCGAGGACCCTGCGGCGGATTTTCTCGGTGCTGGGCCTTCAGGATGTGTTTCGTATCTTCCCGACGGTCGATGCGGCGTTGCAGGCGTTGTCGCACCCGGATGGGCCGGGGGGGCCATCAGCGAACGGCAGGCGGGCGAATCACGCATGA
- a CDS encoding STAS domain-containing protein — translation MDPDPGTTGHEMRGAPQPPLDCRLEERPGATIVHVRGEADLDSHGILDDALTGAVDLHKPVILELKNLRYIDAYGIILLLRHQRRASAGAPRVVIANPSRIVRRVVDVLELDRVLPVFASIEAALQVVDERG, via the coding sequence TTGGACCCCGACCCCGGCACCACGGGTCACGAGATGAGGGGCGCACCGCAGCCACCCCTCGATTGCCGGCTCGAAGAGCGCCCCGGCGCGACCATTGTGCATGTTCGCGGTGAGGCCGATCTGGACTCTCATGGGATCCTGGACGACGCCTTGACTGGTGCCGTTGATTTGCACAAGCCGGTCATTCTCGAGCTCAAGAACTTGCGCTACATCGACGCCTATGGCATCATCCTGCTGCTTCGCCACCAGCGGCGCGCGTCGGCGGGCGCCCCTCGGGTGGTCATCGCGAATCCGTCACGCATCGTCCGCCGCGTCGTCGACGTCCTGGAACTCGATAGGGTGCTCCCCGTCTTTGCCAGCATCGAGGCCGCGTTACAGGTGGTCGATGAGCGAGGGTAG